The following are encoded in a window of Kitasatospora fiedleri genomic DNA:
- a CDS encoding XdhC family protein, which yields MHDIAAQLHTWHAAGRPFAVATVVGVSGSAPRDPGAALAVDADGEAVGSVSGGCVEGAVYELCREALHTGTPALERFGYSDEDAFAVGLTCGGLLDVFVQPVVPGTDPGLDAAVAYTASGTPVAVARIVDGPPALLGGTVAVTADAHHGSFASFRLERATVAEARAMLSAGRTGRLVLGLDGRPCDPSAEHTVTVFVEAYVPPPRMLVFGAIDFASAVVRIGKFLGYHVTVCDARPVFATARRFPEADELVVDWPHRYLDTQLDRLDGRSVLCVLTHDAKFDIPLLERALRLPVGYVGAMGSRRTHRDREARLREAGLTETELSRLHSPIGLDLGARTPEETAVSIAAQLVSLTRGGSCLPLSATGGPIHHDLTDTRAPGGSSSHAA from the coding sequence GTGCACGACATCGCCGCCCAGTTGCACACCTGGCACGCCGCCGGACGCCCCTTCGCGGTGGCCACCGTGGTCGGCGTCTCCGGCTCCGCGCCGCGCGACCCCGGCGCGGCCCTGGCCGTCGACGCGGACGGCGAGGCGGTCGGCTCGGTCTCCGGCGGCTGCGTGGAGGGCGCGGTGTACGAGCTGTGCCGGGAGGCGCTGCACACCGGCACGCCCGCCCTGGAACGCTTCGGCTACAGCGACGAGGACGCCTTCGCCGTCGGCCTGACCTGCGGCGGCCTGCTCGACGTCTTCGTCCAGCCGGTCGTCCCCGGCACCGACCCCGGCCTGGACGCCGCCGTCGCCTACACCGCCTCCGGCACCCCCGTCGCGGTGGCCCGGATCGTCGACGGCCCGCCCGCCCTGCTCGGCGGCACCGTCGCCGTCACCGCCGACGCCCACCACGGCTCCTTCGCCTCCTTCCGGCTGGAGCGCGCCACCGTCGCCGAGGCCCGCGCGATGCTCTCCGCCGGGCGCACCGGACGCCTGGTCCTCGGGCTGGACGGGCGGCCCTGCGACCCGTCCGCGGAGCACACCGTCACCGTCTTCGTCGAGGCGTACGTGCCGCCGCCGCGGATGCTGGTCTTCGGCGCGATCGACTTCGCCTCGGCGGTGGTCCGGATCGGCAAGTTCCTCGGCTACCACGTCACCGTCTGCGACGCCCGGCCGGTCTTCGCCACCGCGCGGCGCTTCCCCGAGGCCGACGAACTCGTCGTCGACTGGCCGCACCGCTACCTCGACACCCAGCTCGACCGGCTCGACGGCCGCAGCGTGCTGTGCGTCCTCACCCACGACGCCAAGTTCGACATCCCGCTCCTCGAACGCGCCCTGCGCCTGCCCGTCGGCTACGTCGGCGCGATGGGCTCCCGCCGCACCCACCGCGACCGCGAGGCCCGCCTGCGCGAAGCCGGCCTCACCGAGACCGAACTCTCCCGCCTGCACTCCCCCATCGGCCTCGACCTCGGCGCCCGCACCCCCGAGGAGACCGCCGTCTCCATCGCCGCCCAACTCGTCTCCCTCACCCGCGGCGGCTCCTGCCTCCCGCTCTCCGCCACCGGCGGCCCGATCCACCACGACCTCACCGACACCCGTGCCCCGGGCGGCAGTTCCTCGCAC
- a CDS encoding NCS2 family permease — translation MNRTSTEPGPTDAAPTAPDTPPRSALDAYFKISARGSTLGNEIRGGLTTFMAMAYIVLLNPIILSGADVTGAKLDHAQLTTATALAAAVTTVLMGVVGNVPLAVAAGLSVSGAISALVAPHTTWAQAMGLCVIYGLLIVLLVVSGLREKIMNGIPLPLKHAITIGIGLFVAIIGFYKAGFVHTGGPTPLSLGPFGELQGWPVLLFALTLLTVFVLLARGVRGAILIGIAAGTAVALVVNKAAGLSAKDWGGSAPTWPGSPVSAPDFGLFGHVDLFGAFGPHGLGAISASVAVFTLVLAGFFDAMATIIGVGTEAGLADDRGRMPGLSKALFIDGAGGAIGGLAGASGQTVFVESATGVGDGARTGLASTVTGGVFALMLFFSPVAAVVPVQVASAALVVIGSMMMSQARHIDWSDRETAIPAFLTCVVMPFTYSITAGVAAGVVSYTAIKAGTGKWREPGPLMWVLTGVFVVYFAIVPIKSWLGVH, via the coding sequence ATGAACCGGACCTCCACGGAGCCCGGCCCCACCGACGCGGCCCCCACCGCGCCCGACACACCCCCGCGCAGCGCCCTCGACGCCTACTTCAAGATCTCCGCGCGCGGCTCCACCCTGGGCAACGAGATCCGCGGCGGGCTCACCACCTTCATGGCGATGGCCTACATCGTCCTGCTCAACCCGATCATCCTGAGCGGCGCGGACGTCACCGGCGCCAAGCTGGACCACGCCCAGCTGACCACCGCCACCGCGCTGGCCGCCGCCGTCACCACGGTCCTGATGGGCGTGGTCGGCAACGTGCCGCTGGCGGTCGCGGCCGGACTGTCCGTCTCCGGCGCGATATCGGCGCTGGTCGCGCCGCACACCACCTGGGCGCAGGCGATGGGCCTGTGCGTGATCTACGGCCTGCTGATCGTGCTGCTGGTGGTCTCCGGGCTGCGCGAGAAGATCATGAACGGCATCCCGCTGCCGCTCAAGCACGCCATCACCATCGGCATCGGCCTGTTCGTCGCGATCATCGGCTTCTACAAGGCCGGCTTCGTGCACACCGGCGGCCCCACCCCGCTCTCGCTCGGCCCGTTCGGCGAGCTCCAGGGCTGGCCCGTCCTGCTCTTCGCGCTCACCCTGCTCACCGTCTTCGTGCTGCTGGCCCGGGGCGTGCGGGGCGCGATCCTGATCGGCATCGCGGCGGGCACCGCGGTCGCCCTGGTGGTGAACAAGGCGGCCGGGCTGAGCGCGAAGGACTGGGGCGGCTCGGCGCCGACCTGGCCCGGCTCGCCGGTCTCCGCGCCCGACTTCGGGCTGTTCGGGCACGTCGACCTGTTCGGCGCGTTCGGCCCGCACGGGCTGGGCGCGATCAGCGCCTCGGTCGCCGTGTTCACCCTCGTCCTCGCCGGGTTCTTCGACGCCATGGCCACCATCATCGGCGTCGGCACCGAGGCCGGGCTGGCCGACGACAGGGGCCGGATGCCCGGCCTGTCCAAGGCGCTGTTCATCGACGGCGCGGGCGGCGCGATCGGCGGCCTGGCCGGGGCGTCCGGGCAGACCGTGTTCGTCGAGTCGGCCACCGGCGTCGGCGACGGCGCCCGCACCGGCCTGGCCTCCACCGTCACCGGCGGCGTGTTCGCGCTGATGCTGTTCTTCTCCCCGGTGGCCGCCGTGGTGCCGGTGCAGGTCGCCTCCGCCGCGCTGGTGGTGATCGGCTCGATGATGATGAGCCAGGCCCGGCACATCGACTGGTCGGACCGCGAGACCGCCATCCCGGCGTTCCTCACCTGCGTGGTCATGCCCTTCACCTACAGCATCACCGCGGGCGTCGCGGCCGGCGTCGTCTCGTACACCGCGATCAAGGCCGGCACCGGCAAGTGGCGCGAGCCCGGCCCGCTGATGTGGGTGCTGACCGGCGTGTTCGTCGTGTACTTCGCGATCGTCCCGATCAAATCCTGGCTGGGCGTGCACTAG